One region of Labrus mixtus chromosome 1, fLabMix1.1, whole genome shotgun sequence genomic DNA includes:
- the pros1 gene encoding vitamin K-dependent protein S yields the protein MWRQKRALGESLACLVFLVTLVDAYRFLSQTTASQFLSRHKRANSLFEESKKGNLERECIEELCNKEEAREIFENQPETEYFYPKYVACLGSHRVGIPSQNSGSAIPSDLRTCVKEISDQCTPYPCYKEGSERCVDGQASFTCVCKPGWKGPRCEDDIDECSDPEFPAGCNQKCKNFPGSFHCMCEEGYFITDKITCVDINECLLYQSICAQPAKCVNTPGMYECQCPSGFKYNFTSKTCNDVDECEFNVCDGTCFNTVGSYACHCDGRVGLRLGEDKRYCENIPVCVELYDYKHPEMLYLGEQFAGLPVIYLRFRLPENTKFAAEFDFRTFDPEGVVLYAESSQDSWFMLGLRGGRIEVQFKNQHTFKVTSGGKFINDGQWHVISVDELESSISVKISKEAVMSINSPESLFTSVNGKLETKVYIAGLPNRTDNLVKPINPRLDGCIRGWNLMNQGASGVKEVIQERKSKHCFVYVERGSFFSGAGLAQFNNDYRDSGSWNVDVKLNIRPSSSTGVLFALVQNNTVPLSVAVVTQGEEEANLQVFLDGELVATLDSLMLCYPDRLTVQLNVTPTEIQLSANSSTVTYVKPEGLQKALERLNGTMQNPISTYIGGVPDNVPLPATPVSAFYHGCMDITISGKQLDFDEALSKHNSIKSHSCPPVSAPESNPEAANPHRK from the exons ATGTGGAGACAGAAGCGGGCACTTGGGGAATCCTTGGCTTGTCTCGTGTTTCTTGTGACGCTCGTCGATGCTTATCGAT TCCTGAGCCAGACCACAGCCTCCCAGTTCCTGAGCCGGCACAAGAGAGCAAACTCACTGTTTGAGGAGAGCAAGAAGGGCAACCTGGAGAGGGAGTGCATCGAGGAGCTGTGCAACAAGGAGGAGGCCAGGGAGATCTTTGAGAACCAGCCCGAGACG GAGTACTTCTACCCCAAATATGTTG CATGTCTGGGTTCACACCGTGTGGGCATACCAAGTCAGAACTCAGGTTCTGCCATCCCATCAGACCTTCGCACCTGTGTGAAAG aaattAGTGACCAGTGCACGCCGTATCCATGCTATAAGGAGGGCTCAGAGCGCTGCGTGGATGGTCAGGCCTCCTTCACATGTGTGTGTAAGCCTGGCTGGAAAGGGCCACGCTGTGAAGATG ACATCGACGAGTGTTCAGATCCTGAATTTCCAGCCGGATGTAACCAAAAGTGTAAAAATTTCCCCGGCAGTTTCCACTGTATGTGTGAAGAGGGCTACTTCATCACTGACAAGATCACCTGTGTGG ATATCAATGAATGCCTCTTGTACCAGAGTATCTGTGCACAGCCTGCTAAATGCGTCAACACACCGGGCATGTATGAGTGCCAGTGTCCCTCAGGGTTCAAATACAACTTCACTTCCAAGACCTGCAACG ATGTAGACGAGTGCGAGTTTAATGTGTGCGATGGGACATGCTTCAACACCGTGGGCAGCTATGCGTGCCACTGCGATGGTCGCGTAGGTCTTCGTTTGGGAGAGGATAAGCGATACTGTGAAAAtatccctgtgtgtgtggagttgtACGACTACAAACACCCTGAGATGCTCTACCTGGGGGAACAGTTCGCTGGCCTTCCTGTCATCTATCTGCGCTTCCGTCTACCAGAGAACACAAA GTTTGCAGCAGAGTTTGACTTTCGCACGTTCGACCCAGAGGGCGTTGTCTTGTACGCAGAGTCATCCCAGGACTCGTGGTTCATGCTTGGACTGAGAGGAGGTCGAATTGAAGTCCAGTTCAAAAACCAGCACACATTCAAAGTGACCAGCGGAGGGAAATTCATCAATGATGGACAGTGGCATGTG ATCTCTGTGGATGAACTGGAGAGCAGCATCAGCGTGAAGATCAGCAAGGAAGCCGTGATGAGCATCAACAGCCCTGAGAGTCTCTTTACTTCAGTGAATGGCAAACTAGAAACCAAGGTGTACATCGCTGGTCTGCCAAACCGCACAGATAACCTCGTCAAACCT ATCAACCCCCGACTCGATGGCTGCATCCGGGGCTGGAACTTAATGAACCAGGGGGCATCTGGGGTAAAAGAGGTCATCCAGGAGAGGAAGAGTAAACACTGCTTTGTGTATGTGGAGCGAGGCTCTTTCTTTTCTGGGGCAGGACTGGCACAGTTCAACAATGACTACA GGGATTCTGGGAGCTGGAATGTGGATGTAAAGCTGAACATACGCCCATCCAGCAGCACAGGCGTCCTCTTCGCTCTGGTCCAAAACAACACAGTCCCCCTGTCGGTGGCTGTCGTAACgcagggagaagaagaagct AACCTGCAAGTGTTCCTAGATGGCGAACTGGTTGCCACGCTGGACTCACTCATGCTGTGTTACCCTGATCGGCTGACAGTGCAGCTGAATGTGACTCCGACAGAAATCCAGCTCTCGGCCAACTCGTCCACCGTCACCTACGTGAAGCCTGAGGGCCTGCAGAAGGCGCTGGAGCGTCTCAACGGCACCATGCAGAACCCCATCAGTACATATATAGGAGGAGTACCAG ACAATGTCCCGTTACCTGCCACCCCCGTGTCAGCGTTTTACCACGGCTGCATGGACATCACTATCAGCGGCAAGCAGCTGGACTTTGACGAGGCTCTCAGCAAACATAACAGCATTAAGTCCCATTCCTGTCCTCCTGTTTCTGCTCCTGAGAGCAACCCTGAGGCTGCAAATCCGCACAGAAAGTGA